TGGCCGTACACTCGCATGAGCATGGCTGTGTCGTGCCCCAGGATCGCCGCTAGTGTCGTGATTGGCACACCCGCCCGCAGTGCCAAACTTGCGAACGTGTGGCGCAGCGTGTGGATATGCACTCCAGCGTCGAGCCCGGCCCGCTTTGCGATCCCCTTGAATAGCGTGGCGTGGCTGCTGAGTTTCCACGGCCGGCCTATCTCATCCGCAAACAAGAAGCCCCGGTCGAGGTACAACGGTCCCTTTGCGAGCCGGTGCGACGCCTGCATCGCCTTGTGAGCGCGCAGCGCCCCGACCGCTGCCGGAGGCAGCACGATTGTTCTTCGGGAGCGTTCACGCTTCGGCTCGGCTAGCGTGCCGTCGTCGGCCAGACTATGCGCAATCGTGACTCGCGCTGAGTCAAGGTCCACGAACGGCCACGTCAAGGCGAGCAATTCGCCTCTTCGCGCTCCAGTGTAGAGCGCGAGCGTCACGAATGTATGCAAGCGCGTTCCCTTCGAAGTCTCAAGTAGCCACTTCGCCTCCTCCTCGTTTAGCGTACGCTGCTCGACACGAGGCACGCGAGGCAGCCGCTTGTTCATGCCCGCCGCAGGATTGCGTTCGACAATCCCGCCTTCGAGGGCGTCGGCGAACATGGCGTGCACGGTTCTGTGCGCGTGCACGCCGCAAAAAGCTTATACCGGATCCAGCAATCCGGCATGGGGATTGGTGACGGTTGGGCAGTGCCTCCCTGATGCGTCGTCGCGGATGCCGATAATCCGAATTCGGGCCAGCTAGGGGGCCGACGGGGCTTCATTTGTCTAGGGAGTACAGACGGTCGCCCCGGCGGCCACATGCTCGCCGATCAACGGATGTGAGTGGCCCGCCGGACAGGGCGCCATGAGGACCTTAGCGATATCCTCCGGCACATCATACTGCCTTTCCAAGCCTTCCACATCCAGGGCACCGCCGCCGGACGTCAACCGATTCCATCGGCCATCCCACTTGACGGCTGCGATTGCTCCGCCGCCCTCGCCGCATTCCAAGCCTCCGACGGCGTAGTCTCCATATATCATGAACCATTGGATCTCAAGCTTTCGGCAGCCGCGGACGGCGGTAACGGTTAGCGTGACGAGCTGCTGCACGTTCGTTGGTCCGGCCCCAGGCGCTGCAGTTGAGATCGAGGCCGAGCCGGCATCGGCCCTAATCTCGTTGTTAAACGTAATGCCGC
Above is a genomic segment from Candidatus Eremiobacteraceae bacterium containing:
- a CDS encoding site-specific integrase is translated as MHAHRTVHAMFADALEGGIVERNPAAGMNKRLPRVPRVEQRTLNEEEAKWLLETSKGTRLHTFVTLALYTGARRGELLALTWPFVDLDSARVTIAHSLADDGTLAEPKRERSRRTIVLPPAAVGALRAHKAMQASHRLAKGPLYLDRGFLFADEIGRPWKLSSHATLFKGIAKRAGLDAGVHIHTLRHTFASLALRAGVPITTLAAILGHDTAMLMRVYGHQLPSAEDTAAKALQQALAGAS